The Phacochoerus africanus isolate WHEZ1 chromosome 15, ROS_Pafr_v1, whole genome shotgun sequence genome has a segment encoding these proteins:
- the SLC25A37 gene encoding mitoferrin-1 isoform X2, translated as MATLLHDAVMNPAEVVKQRMQMYNSPHRSALSCIRTVWGTEGLGAFYRSYTTQLTMNIPFQSIHFITYEFLQEQINPYRDYHPQSHIISGGLAGALAAAATTPLDVCKTLLNTQENVALSLANVSGRLSGMANAFRTVYQLNGLPGYFKGVQARVIYQMPSTAISWSVYEFFKYFLTKHKLENRTLY; from the exons ATGGCCACCCTGCTCCACGACGCGGTAATGAATCCAGCAGAAG TCGTGAAGCAGCGCATGCAGATGTACAACTCGCCGCACCGGTCGGCCCTCAGCTGCATCCGGACAGTCTGGGGGACTGAGGGCTTGGGGGCCTTCTACCGGAGTTACACCACGCAGCTGACCATGAACATTCCCTTCCAGTCCATCCACTTCATCACCTACGAGTTCCTGCAGGAGCAGATCAACCCTTACCGGGACTACCACCCGCAGTCCCACATCATCTCAGGCGGGCTGGCCGGGGCCCTGGCTGCAGCCGCCACCACCCCCCTGGACGTCTGTAAGACCCTCCTCAACACTCAGGAGAACGTGGCCCTCAGCCTGGCCAATGTGAGCGGCCGGCTGTCGGGCATGGCCAATGCCTTCCGGACAGTGTACCAGCTCAACGGGCTGCCTGGCTACTTCAAAGGCGTGCAGGCGCGGGTCATCTACCAGATGCCCTCCACGGCCATCTCCTGGTCCGTCTATGAGTTCTTCAAGTACTTCCTCACCAAGCACAAGCTGGAGAATCGGACTCTGTACTAA